The Immundisolibacter sp. region ACCACCGGGTAGCCCGGCTTGGCCTTGCCCGCCTTGCCGGTATGGTCGAGTAACACCGTGTGGTCGGACAGGCACAGGCCATAGGCTGCCAACGGCTTGGCCATGTCGGGGAAGGTGGCAACAGCAGGCCCTTTCCAGCGTTTTGGCTTGTCCGCGCACCAACCCTGTGGCAGGTAACCGGGCTTGTCGAAATAATCGCGCATGGCGGCCAGGCCGCGGGCCAACGCCTGGCCGCCCTGGACGTTGGGCAGCGGATCGCTGTCCAGCCAGTCGCGATAACTGTCCTTCAGCGCACTGGTTTCGATGCAGCTGGCGATGATTGGCTTGTGGATACGGTTCTGCCAGCCGGCCACCGGCGCGTAAAAGCGCTCGCCACCATCCCAGTTGCCGAACATGATCGACACCGCATCGTAGCCGTCGTACTTGATCATCTCGTCGGCCATCTGGAAGTAGACCTCGGCAAAACCATAGATCTGCGCTGTGATGTCGAACGGGTTGTTGAAGGTGACGTTCTGTACCCAATTTGGCAGCAGCTTGGTCACGCTCTTGGGCAGTGGCGGCGTTTCAATGCCCTCATCGGAAAAATAATCACCCATCAGCGCCGACCAGCCGCCGGAAATACTGATCAGACCGGCGGTGCGCACTGGCCGCCAGCTGCGCGGTGGGGTAACCGCGAACACCGAGGCGCGGTCCAGGGCCTCGTCCAGCGTGTCAACCGGAATTGCACCAGCCGCCTCGATGGCGGCACGGGTAATCGCCCCGGTGGTGGTGATGGCGCCGGTATGACCCAGCGCCGCACCGCGCCCGGCTTCGGAACGGCCGATCGCCACCACGATCACCGGCGTGTTGTTGGCGCGGCACTTGTGCACCGCTTCCACGAAGTGTGGGTAGTCACCGAACTGCTCGACATAGGTCACCACCACCCGCGTGTCGGCGTTGGTAGCCAGGAAATTCAGCGCGTCGGTGAGCGCGAAATTGACCTGGTTACCGGTCGAAATCTGGAAGCTGATGCCCAGGCCGCGGTCCCAGGTGAGGCAGCACATCGCGCCCAGCACGCCGCTCGACTGCCCCAGCAGCGCCACGGTGCCGCGCCGGTAAGGCCGGTTGATTGGACCGGTCCACAGGTGCAAGCCGGCGCCAGCATTGATATAGCCATTGCAGTTGGGGCCGATGATGATCAGACCGAGTTTCTTGGCGTGCGCCCGCAGTGCGGCAAGCTGTTCGGGTTGTTCGAAGCCTGCCGCGAGCACGTAGGCGGCCTTGCAACCGGTCGCAGCGACCTGCTCC contains the following coding sequences:
- a CDS encoding acetate--CoA ligase family protein, translated to MSVVRAGHYDAATVEAFFNPKVVAVIGASPDTLWSRQLLEGMGSHGFQGRVYVVNPSRSSVLGYTSFKSVADLPEKPDIAAVLLGAKHVPAMLEQVAATGCKAAYVLAAGFEQPEQLAALRAHAKKLGLIIIGPNCNGYINAGAGLHLWTGPINRPYRRGTVALLGQSSGVLGAMCCLTWDRGLGISFQISTGNQVNFALTDALNFLATNADTRVVVTYVEQFGDYPHFVEAVHKCRANNTPVIVVAIGRSEAGRGAALGHTGAITTTGAITRAAIEAAGAIPVDTLDEALDRASVFAVTPPRSWRPVRTAGLISISGGWSALMGDYFSDEGIETPPLPKSVTKLLPNWVQNVTFNNPFDITAQIYGFAEVYFQMADEMIKYDGYDAVSIMFGNWDGGERFYAPVAGWQNRIHKPIIASCIETSALKDSYRDWLDSDPLPNVQGGQALARGLAAMRDYFDKPGYLPQGWCADKPKRWKGPAVATFPDMAKPLAAYGLCLSDHTVLLDHTGKAGKAKPGYPVVVKLESPALPHKTEYGAVKIGIADAEACAAAVKTLTAIAKKQKLATWSIIAQPMMDLSDSLELLAGVVADHVAGPVLTLGAGGILAELFDKHAHALCPITPAQAEVMIDRIGVRKILDGYRGKPALDTTSLVATLVGLSQFAYDHRDSLKELDLNPIVVPPVGTPTTLIDALARFGD